A portion of the Glycine max cultivar Williams 82 chromosome 10, Glycine_max_v4.0, whole genome shotgun sequence genome contains these proteins:
- the LOC102667165 gene encoding uncharacterized protein, whose product MNSSTPCSLLFTLCLILIISQSPLPTNARAHGHYMIGQICKQLTRQEDKIKCPIILRANPKILRAKNYLEFSSAVLELGMHKGIEGQKFLKGLVKAKSSPAIAECANFCYDAVVNGFKGAMNELKDDPMTANYDAGVVSDGPATCERALADEHIVDPAISALNNRIMLLSAIASYAIDKLIAN is encoded by the coding sequence ATGAATTCTTCAACACCATGTTCATTATTGTTCACCCTTTGCTTGATCCTTATAATTTCCCAGTCTCCTTTGCCAACAAATGCTAGAGCTCATGGTCATTACATGATTGGCCAAATTTGCAAGCAATTAACAAGGCAGGAGGACAAGATAAAATGCCCGATCATTCTGAGAGCAAATCCCAAAATCTTGCGTGCAAAAAACTATCTTGAATTTTCATCAGCGGTCCTGGAGTTAGGGATGCACAAGGGAATAGAAGGGCAGAAGTTTCTTAAGGGATTGGTGAAGGCAAAATCTTCTCCGGCCATTGCGGAATGTGCAAACTTTTGTTATGATGCGGTGGTTAACGGTTTCAAAGGTGCCATGAATGAGCTGAAAGATGATCCTATGACGGCTAACTATGATGCCGGTGTTGTTAGTGATGGACCTGCAACCTGTGAGAGAGCATTAGCTGATGAACATATTGTTGACCCTGCAATTTCTGCTCTTAACAACCGTATAATGTTGCTTAGCGCCATTGCATCCTACGCCATAGATAAACTTATTGCAAATTAA